In the genome of Angustibacter luteus, one region contains:
- a CDS encoding MFS transporter, which yields MSLATAPAATSDERLLDRTRLPLVVGALALVTLGALENRAVATVLPTLLGELHAVPSFGLVSAAPLASYLIALVCAGRWSDRSGPAPTLRTGVLAFAAAQLMVGLAPSLGVVVVGRLLSGFAEGLLDVGVIVLVARALEPRWRPSMMALFAGAWILPSVLGPVVVGAVTVTLGWRWVFLGAVVLLVPVWLILRPALRRVATEPASAERPLDVVPLRLVLPWAVAAAAALVVLNLAGEAASSAPVLAGAVVVVATVTLAVSAVRLLPPGTLRAACGIGGVVALRAAVTAAFMGIGGFLPLVLATLHHQGPAAAGISLSITGVMWSLGSTVQSRLSARPGLVLHAGFAALVVGLAVSGLLVWTDLPVAVGLVGWAVAGLGIGMTTSTLSVLSMAVSDDATQGRNNAGAQLASGMSGAVFFAAAGTVLALAGPGRTAFGLICGAAVVIAVLGLIGARRALCALPA from the coding sequence ATGAGCCTCGCGACCGCGCCCGCCGCCACCTCGGACGAGCGCCTGCTGGACCGGACCCGGCTGCCCCTCGTCGTCGGCGCCCTGGCGCTGGTGACGCTCGGCGCGCTGGAGAACCGGGCTGTCGCCACGGTGCTGCCCACCCTGCTCGGTGAGCTGCACGCCGTGCCCAGCTTCGGGCTGGTCAGCGCCGCGCCGCTGGCGAGCTACCTGATCGCGCTGGTCTGCGCGGGCCGCTGGTCCGACCGCAGCGGGCCGGCGCCGACGCTGCGGACCGGCGTGCTCGCCTTCGCCGCCGCGCAGCTGATGGTCGGTCTCGCGCCCTCGCTGGGCGTCGTCGTGGTCGGCCGGCTGCTCAGCGGGTTCGCCGAGGGACTGCTGGACGTCGGCGTGATCGTCCTCGTCGCCCGCGCGCTCGAGCCGCGCTGGCGCCCGTCGATGATGGCGCTGTTCGCCGGGGCCTGGATCCTGCCGTCGGTACTCGGCCCCGTCGTCGTCGGCGCGGTCACGGTCACCCTCGGCTGGCGGTGGGTGTTCCTTGGTGCCGTGGTGCTGCTGGTTCCGGTCTGGCTGATCCTTCGGCCGGCGCTGCGCCGGGTCGCCACCGAGCCGGCGTCCGCCGAGCGGCCGCTGGACGTCGTCCCGCTCCGGCTCGTCCTCCCCTGGGCGGTTGCTGCGGCGGCGGCGCTCGTCGTCCTGAACCTGGCCGGCGAGGCGGCGTCGTCCGCGCCCGTACTGGCCGGCGCGGTCGTCGTCGTCGCGACCGTCACCCTGGCCGTCAGCGCCGTCCGGCTCCTGCCGCCCGGCACGCTGCGGGCCGCCTGCGGCATCGGCGGCGTGGTCGCGCTCCGGGCGGCAGTCACCGCGGCATTCATGGGGATCGGCGGGTTCCTGCCGCTGGTGCTGGCGACCCTGCACCACCAGGGTCCGGCCGCGGCCGGCATCAGCCTGAGCATCACCGGCGTCATGTGGTCGCTGGGGTCGACGGTGCAGAGCCGGCTGAGCGCCCGCCCGGGACTGGTGCTGCACGCCGGGTTCGCGGCCCTGGTGGTCGGCCTCGCAGTGAGCGGGCTGCTGGTCTGGACGGACCTGCCCGTCGCCGTCGGGCTGGTCGGCTGGGCGGTCGCCGGGCTCGGGATCGGGATGACGACGTCCACGCTGTCCGTGCTGAGCATGGCGGTCTCGGACGACGCGACCCAGGGCCGCAACAACGCGGGCGCGCAGCTGGCCTCGGGGATGTCCGGGGCCGTGTTCTTCGCCGCCGCCGGGACCGTGCTGGCGCTCGCCGGACCGGGGCGGACGGCGTTCGGCCTGATCTGCGGCGCGGCGGTCGTGATCGCCGTCCTCGGCCTCATCGGGGCCCGGCGTGCCCTCTGCGCCCTCCCCGCCTGA